A window of Nicotiana tabacum cultivar K326 chromosome 24, ASM71507v2, whole genome shotgun sequence contains these coding sequences:
- the LOC142178047 gene encoding secreted RxLR effector protein 161-like codes for MGELNFFLGLQVKQTSKGTMISQQKYIKEFLKRFEMENSKTIDTPIATATRLDIDERGSHVKETMYRGIISSLLYLISSRPNIVFSVGLCARFQSSLKESHLKTAKRILRYLKGTQDLVLYYHLGDNFDLIGYVDVDYAGYLVDRKSTSGMAHSLGPCLISWVTKKQNYVALSTAEAEYVAATSCCAQLMWIKKKLEDFGMFHDCVPLLCDNTSALNMIKNLVQQKRTKHIDV; via the coding sequence ATGGGGGAACTCAATTTCTTCTTAGGTTTGCAAGTTAAGCAAACTTCTAAGGGAACAATGATAAGTCAGCAGAAGTACATTAAAGAGTTTCTGAAGAGATTTGAGATGGAAAATTCAAAAACCATTGATACTCCTATTGCCACTGCCACTCGTCTAGACATAGATGAACGTGGTTCTCATGTGAAAGAAACCATGTACAGAGGTATCATTagttcactcttgtatctcatATCTAGCAGACCTAATATTGTATTTAGTGTGGGATTATGTGCTAGATTCCAATCAAGTctaaaggaatctcatctgaaaaCTGCCAAGAGGATTCTAAGGTATCTCAAAGGAACACAAGACCTGGTTCTATACTATCATTTAGGAGACAATTTTGACTTAATTGGATATGTTGATGTTGATTATGCTGGTTATCTAGTAGATAGAAAGAGCACGTCTGGAATGGCACATTCTCTAGGGCCATGCTTAATTTCATGGGTTACAAAGAAACAAAACTATGTGGCTCTTTCAACTGCAGAAGCTGAATATGTGGCAGCtacctcttgttgtgctcaactgaTGTGGATCAAGAAAAAACTAGAGGATTTTGGTATGTTTCATGATTGTGTGCCATTACtatgtgataacactagtgctctCAATATGATAAAGAATCTGGTTCAACAAAAgagaacaaagcacattgatgtgtGA
- the LOC142178048 gene encoding uncharacterized protein LOC142178048, whose amino-acid sequence MDSDCSKHMTGSTGDFLSLKALQGGSVSFGNGKKGYIMGVGRVGKILTHLIENVYYVNGLKYNLFSVSQIYDKGNEIEFLSKTYTVTNLVTGEVVLMAKRFKNIYVVDFESLNNGNLACLSVVNDDDELWHRRLGHASFLLLNKLVKKDLVRGLPKSRFKDHKVCGVYDKESKSGPSSSPKRK is encoded by the coding sequence ATGGACAGTGACTGCTctaagcatatgactggaagcactGGTGATTTCCTCTCActcaaagccctgcaaggaggaAGTGTGTCATTTGGCAATGGCAAAAAAGGATACATTATGGGAGTAGGACGAGTTGGAAAGATACTCACTCACTTaattgagaatgtgtactatgtgaaTGGCCTAAAATACAACCTATTTAGTGTCTCTCAAATCTACGACAAAGGAAACGAAATTGAATTTTTATCAAAGACTTACACTGTCACTAATCTTGTAACTGGTGAAGTGGTTCTAATGGcaaaaagattcaaaaatatCTATGTTGTTGACTTTGAGTCCTTGAACAATGGGAATCTTGCATGCTTGAGTGTTGTTAATGATGATGATGAGCTGTGGCACAGAAGATTGGGACATGCAAGCTTTTTGTTGCTGAACAAGTTggtcaagaaggacctggttcgtgggcTGCCCAAGTCAAGGTTCAAGGATCACAAGGTGTGTGGTGTATATGATAAAGAAAGCAAGTCAGGTCCTTcttcaagcccaaaaaggaagtAA